A stretch of Methanosphaerula palustris E1-9c DNA encodes these proteins:
- a CDS encoding nascent polypeptide-associated complex protein yields MLPGNINPKQMKAMMKKMGMQIDPIENVEKIVITTPEGTYTFDEAEVVGMTMQGVTTYQVTGTPRFDAATPAIPEEDVAMVQEQTGASEQASRDALAATRGDIAEAILRLASHD; encoded by the coding sequence ATGTTACCAGGGAATATTAATCCAAAGCAGATGAAGGCGATGATGAAGAAGATGGGTATGCAGATCGACCCCATCGAGAATGTCGAGAAGATCGTGATCACGACCCCTGAAGGGACCTACACCTTCGATGAGGCCGAGGTGGTCGGGATGACGATGCAGGGGGTCACCACCTATCAGGTGACCGGGACGCCCCGGTTCGATGCGGCAACGCCGGCGATCCCCGAGGAGGACGTCGCCATGGTGCAGGAGCAGACCGGAGCCTCTGAGCAGGCCTCCCGGGATGCGCTTGCAGCGACCAGGGGTGACATCGCTGAGGCGATCCTGAGGCTCGCTTCACATGATTGA
- a CDS encoding methyltransferase domain-containing protein has translation MIEAGDRVLLIGNSRAYYVTAGEGMLSTDLGMIPLSDLIGREGGDQVVTHLGTGFSVRIPRPTDFFVHAKRSGAPMHPKDIGSVIAYTGMNKKDHVLDAGTGSGVAAIFFGSIAASVTTYEQRPEFAKLAEKNLQDAALDNVTVVAADMLTATGTYDVINLDMQITPEHIQHAATLLKPGGYLACYTPFLEHLFLVLDTAKNLFSEVVTHELIEREMTRTDRGTRPSTRVCHTGYITIARR, from the coding sequence ATGATTGAGGCCGGCGATCGTGTACTGCTGATTGGGAACAGCAGAGCCTATTACGTGACTGCTGGCGAGGGGATGCTCAGCACGGACCTGGGTATGATCCCTCTCTCTGACCTCATCGGCAGGGAGGGCGGGGACCAGGTCGTCACCCACCTCGGCACCGGGTTCTCTGTACGGATTCCGCGGCCGACAGACTTCTTCGTCCATGCCAAGCGGAGCGGAGCCCCGATGCACCCCAAGGACATCGGGTCTGTGATCGCCTATACCGGGATGAACAAGAAGGATCATGTGCTAGATGCTGGGACCGGTTCCGGGGTGGCGGCGATCTTCTTCGGTTCGATCGCAGCGTCCGTGACCACCTATGAACAGCGGCCCGAGTTCGCGAAGCTGGCCGAGAAGAACCTCCAGGACGCGGCCCTGGACAATGTGACGGTTGTAGCCGCGGACATGCTGACCGCGACCGGCACCTATGATGTGATCAACCTCGACATGCAGATCACGCCGGAGCATATCCAGCACGCCGCGACGCTGCTGAAGCCCGGCGGGTACCTGGCCTGTTATACCCCGTTCCTGGAACATCTTTTTCTGGTATTGGATACGGCGAAGAACCTCTTCTCCGAGGTTGTGACGCACGAACTAATCGAACGGGAGATGACCCGGACCGACCGGGGCACGCGACCGTCGACCCGGGTCTGTCATACCGGGTACATCACCATAGCACGGCGATAA
- a CDS encoding single-stranded-DNA-specific exonuclease RecJ: protein MIRMGFNDDVTAAAERIAAAEEVTIISHIDADGITSEAILAEAVQRAGIPATTHYIRQLDPLTIRTVPEDRSLKVFVDLGAGQQNLLEERGLTVDEVLIADHHVAQPATLPYQQVNGVPYGHTRLSAAGVAYLIAKEMDRKNTDLASVAVVGNVGDMMARETLGLTGIARTIVDDGVANGSIRATARDLNCYGTSTRPIHVCLSYNDDPLLPGISNDINGSLRFLQKVGVPLKTRDGRWRVWEELEPDEKRAITSALVQQLLAHGEPVDRLFAETYVFPNEAARTPLRNASEFATVLNACGRWARPLVGSAICRGDRGTQYREAEYMLNNHRTIIRELLTYIIETGVTELSHLQYLHVGDRFPDTIVGIGAGMALSKLNWRKPILIMCTLPDDPTLTKVSMRTNEWAVRQGVDLQAVLTAASATIGGAGGGHPIAAGAFIPHDVEEEFVYCVNRLLGEQFAVPDQNHR, encoded by the coding sequence ATGATCAGGATGGGCTTTAATGATGATGTAACTGCAGCCGCAGAGCGGATCGCTGCTGCAGAGGAGGTGACCATCATCTCCCATATCGATGCCGACGGGATCACCAGCGAGGCGATCCTCGCCGAAGCGGTGCAACGAGCCGGGATCCCAGCCACCACACACTATATCCGGCAGCTTGATCCCCTGACGATCCGGACGGTGCCGGAGGACCGGTCGCTGAAGGTCTTTGTGGATCTCGGGGCCGGGCAGCAGAACCTGCTCGAGGAGCGGGGGCTCACGGTCGACGAGGTGCTGATCGCCGACCATCACGTGGCCCAGCCGGCCACCCTCCCGTACCAGCAGGTGAACGGGGTTCCGTACGGGCACACCCGCCTTTCGGCGGCTGGAGTGGCCTACCTGATCGCAAAAGAGATGGACCGGAAGAACACCGACCTTGCCTCGGTCGCGGTGGTCGGGAATGTCGGGGATATGATGGCCCGCGAGACCCTCGGGTTGACGGGGATCGCACGGACGATCGTCGACGACGGGGTGGCCAACGGCTCGATCCGGGCGACGGCCAGGGATCTGAACTGTTATGGAACCTCGACCAGGCCGATTCATGTCTGTCTCTCGTACAACGACGACCCCCTCCTCCCGGGGATCAGCAATGATATCAACGGATCGCTTCGCTTTCTGCAGAAGGTTGGGGTTCCGCTGAAGACCCGGGACGGGCGATGGCGGGTCTGGGAGGAGCTTGAGCCCGATGAAAAGCGGGCGATCACCAGTGCGCTGGTCCAGCAACTGCTCGCCCATGGCGAACCGGTCGACCGTCTCTTCGCCGAGACCTATGTCTTTCCGAACGAGGCGGCCAGGACGCCCCTCCGGAACGCCTCCGAGTTCGCGACGGTGCTGAACGCCTGCGGCCGCTGGGCTCGCCCACTGGTCGGGAGTGCGATCTGCAGGGGTGATCGCGGCACTCAGTACCGTGAGGCCGAGTATATGCTGAACAACCACCGGACGATCATCCGCGAGCTGCTCACGTATATCATTGAGACCGGGGTGACCGAGCTCTCCCACCTGCAGTACCTGCATGTCGGGGACCGGTTCCCCGATACGATCGTCGGGATAGGGGCTGGGATGGCACTATCCAAGTTGAACTGGCGGAAGCCAATCCTGATCATGTGCACCCTGCCCGACGACCCGACCCTGACGAAGGTCTCGATGCGGACCAACGAATGGGCGGTCAGGCAGGGTGTCGACCTGCAGGCGGTGCTGACCGCGGCATCAGCGACGATCGGAGGGGCCGGCGGGGGCCACCCGATCGCAGCAGGGGCATTCATCCCGCACGATGTTGAAGAGGAGTTTGTTTATTGTGTCAACCGATTGCTCGGAGAACAGTTCGCTGTTCCGGATCAGAACCATCGCTGA
- the pyrI gene encoding aspartate carbamoyltransferase regulatory subunit → MTDEGLTEGLLISPIRNGTVIDHIKGGEGLNVLRILGLTGTCTVSLSVATNVTSRQMGRKDIVKIENRELLKEEVDRIALIAPQSSINIIREFRVFDKKGVDIPNQICGVIRCPNPGCITNTNEPVTSRFTIQQSGLRCHYCDWLITKDIASHII, encoded by the coding sequence ATGACCGACGAGGGCCTCACCGAAGGGCTGCTGATCAGCCCGATCCGGAACGGCACGGTGATCGACCATATCAAGGGCGGCGAAGGGCTGAACGTGCTTCGGATCCTCGGACTCACCGGTACCTGCACCGTCTCGCTCTCGGTGGCCACCAATGTGACGAGCCGGCAGATGGGGAGGAAGGACATCGTGAAGATCGAGAACCGGGAACTCCTCAAGGAGGAGGTGGACCGGATCGCGCTGATCGCGCCGCAGTCCTCGATCAACATCATCCGGGAGTTCCGAGTCTTTGATAAGAAGGGGGTCGATATCCCCAACCAGATCTGCGGGGTTATCCGGTGCCCGAACCCCGGATGCATCACCAACACCAACGAACCGGTCACCAGCCGATTCACCATCCAGCAGTCAGGGCTGCGATGCCATTACTGCGACTGGCTGATCACGAAGGACATCGCGTCCCATATCATCTGA
- the moaC gene encoding cyclic pyranopterin monophosphate synthase MoaC, which yields MPEFTHINGDKVQMVDITAKGEVKRMARAEGTITLRSDTVAAIRTGTVLKGNVLATARIAATLAVKQTPQLIPLCHQIPIGAITVDFTDTEVSITAEVTVTSYGRTGVEMEALTGVSVALLTIWDMVKSAEKDENGQYPVTGISDIRVIEKIKG from the coding sequence ATGCCTGAGTTTACCCATATCAACGGCGACAAGGTGCAGATGGTGGACATCACCGCCAAGGGTGAGGTGAAACGGATGGCCCGGGCCGAGGGGACGATCACCCTGCGGTCCGACACCGTGGCCGCTATCAGAACCGGGACCGTGCTGAAGGGGAACGTGCTCGCCACGGCCAGGATCGCTGCGACGCTGGCTGTTAAGCAGACCCCGCAGCTCATCCCGCTCTGCCACCAGATCCCAATCGGAGCGATCACCGTCGACTTCACTGATACAGAGGTGTCGATCACGGCAGAGGTGACTGTCACTTCGTACGGCCGGACCGGGGTCGAGATGGAGGCGCTGACCGGGGTCTCGGTAGCGCTGCTGACCATCTGGGACATGGTCAAATCGGCGGAGAAGGACGAGAACGGACAGTACCCAG
- a CDS encoding NAD(P)H-hydrate dehydratase has protein sequence MKLKEFAERGIITPARMKAVDRNATALGLGVLQMMESAGRALAEVALRYSPGSVLILCGRGNNGGDGLVAARYLQMTAETTVIYPDCGHATSAWTAEHALLTHAAVHLCPVRSDRDVAALAGHFSGADLIIDAMIGTGGSGELREPLSGCVEEANRAGVPIIAADLPTPGIRPTLVLGFHRPKVVGSEVADIGIPIEAECCIGPGDLTVLKRRPFASHKGVGGQVLVIGGGPYQGAPYLAGLAALRAGADIVRVASPVAQQYPDLIHIPLAGATISEAHLATLEGEVRRADVVVAGNGIGPSSQLVITHLAPLCRKAVFDADAIRLPLPVAEETIYTPHGGEFARMNGSPAPSSLRERGRAVRAAAAAVNGTILLKGSIDLIADAKRVRFNRTGSPAMTVGGTGDLLAGITGALLCRLSPFEAATVAAYVNGRAGERAAAERGEGLIASDMLECIPRELFMEEEDA, from the coding sequence ATAAAACTGAAAGAGTTCGCTGAACGCGGGATCATCACCCCTGCGCGGATGAAGGCGGTCGATCGGAACGCAACAGCGCTGGGGCTCGGCGTGCTGCAGATGATGGAGAGTGCCGGGCGGGCCCTGGCCGAGGTGGCGCTCAGGTACTCGCCCGGTTCGGTGCTGATCCTCTGCGGCAGGGGCAACAATGGCGGGGACGGGCTGGTGGCCGCCCGGTACCTGCAGATGACCGCCGAGACGACCGTCATCTATCCGGATTGCGGCCACGCGACCAGCGCCTGGACTGCCGAGCATGCGCTGCTCACCCATGCGGCCGTCCATCTCTGCCCGGTCAGGTCCGACCGGGACGTGGCCGCCCTGGCCGGGCACTTTTCCGGGGCCGACCTGATCATCGATGCGATGATCGGCACCGGGGGGTCGGGAGAACTCCGCGAACCTTTAAGTGGCTGTGTCGAAGAGGCGAACCGAGCCGGGGTGCCGATCATCGCCGCCGACCTGCCGACGCCGGGGATCCGACCCACGCTGGTCCTGGGATTCCACCGCCCCAAGGTGGTAGGGTCCGAGGTGGCTGATATCGGGATCCCGATAGAGGCCGAGTGCTGCATCGGCCCCGGCGACCTGACCGTGCTGAAGCGGCGGCCGTTCGCGAGCCATAAAGGGGTCGGCGGGCAGGTGCTGGTGATTGGCGGCGGACCCTACCAGGGAGCGCCGTACCTGGCCGGCCTCGCAGCCCTGCGGGCAGGGGCCGATATTGTCAGGGTCGCCTCGCCGGTCGCCCAGCAGTATCCTGACCTGATCCATATCCCGCTCGCAGGGGCGACGATCAGTGAGGCGCACCTGGCCACCCTCGAAGGGGAGGTCAGACGGGCCGACGTGGTGGTGGCCGGCAACGGCATCGGCCCCTCCTCCCAGCTGGTGATCACCCATCTGGCGCCGCTCTGCAGAAAGGCGGTATTCGACGCCGATGCCATCAGGCTGCCACTGCCGGTGGCCGAGGAGACGATCTACACCCCGCACGGTGGAGAGTTTGCACGGATGAACGGCTCCCCAGCGCCGTCCTCCCTTCGGGAGCGCGGACGGGCGGTCAGGGCCGCGGCTGCGGCCGTGAACGGGACGATCCTCCTCAAGGGATCGATCGATCTGATCGCCGATGCGAAACGGGTCAGGTTCAACCGGACCGGGTCGCCGGCGATGACGGTCGGCGGCACCGGGGACCTGCTGGCAGGGATCACCGGGGCCCTCCTCTGCCGGCTCTCCCCATTCGAGGCAGCAACGGTGGCGGCCTATGTGAATGGGAGGGCAGGCGAACGGGCTGCGGCAGAAAGAGGAGAAGGGTTGATCGCCTCCGATATGCTTGAGTGTATTCCCCGCGAACTCTTCATGGAGGAAGAGGATGCCTGA
- the mtnA gene encoding S-methyl-5-thioribose-1-phosphate isomerase, translated as MDEIRTLWWDRPSGDLRYIDQTLLPGEYRIRPCADPENLVLAIKTLAIRGAPALGVAGAYGVALVAKACRALGHDEALSRIIAGAAGVASARPTAVNLSWGVGQVLSQLEMVAGGDGADLYLAAISAADKVASADLQTCKDLGGCGATLLPGHCTVLTHCNAGALACSGWGTALGVVRSAVTAGKQVQVIACETRPLLQGARLTAWELARDHIPVTVIPDSAAAYLMARGEIDAVIVGADRITSDAVFNKIGTYSHAVNARHHGIPFYVAAPASTFDWQLSACSVVVEERRRDEVTGFFGRETVPASVPVRNYAFDQTPLDLVTAIITEHGVFSLPGDAEKMRAATGGRS; from the coding sequence ATGGATGAGATCAGGACCCTCTGGTGGGATCGCCCGTCAGGGGATCTCCGGTACATCGATCAGACTTTGTTGCCAGGAGAGTACAGAATCAGGCCCTGTGCCGATCCCGAAAACCTCGTCCTTGCGATCAAAACCCTTGCGATCCGTGGTGCGCCGGCGCTCGGCGTGGCCGGAGCCTATGGGGTAGCCCTGGTGGCAAAGGCCTGCCGGGCGCTGGGCCATGACGAGGCCCTTTCAAGGATCATCGCAGGTGCCGCCGGCGTGGCCAGTGCCCGTCCGACGGCTGTGAACCTCTCCTGGGGAGTTGGGCAGGTGCTCTCCCAACTCGAAATGGTGGCTGGTGGGGACGGGGCTGACCTCTACCTGGCCGCGATCAGCGCGGCCGATAAGGTCGCCTCGGCAGACCTGCAAACCTGCAAGGATCTCGGGGGATGCGGGGCGACCCTTCTTCCTGGTCACTGCACGGTGCTGACCCACTGCAATGCCGGGGCTCTGGCCTGCAGTGGATGGGGGACGGCGCTCGGGGTGGTCAGGTCTGCAGTGACGGCCGGCAAACAGGTGCAGGTGATCGCCTGCGAAACCAGGCCCCTGTTGCAGGGGGCCCGGCTGACCGCCTGGGAACTGGCCAGGGACCATATCCCTGTGACAGTGATCCCTGACAGCGCTGCGGCTTATCTGATGGCACGCGGGGAGATCGATGCGGTGATCGTCGGGGCGGACCGGATCACCTCTGACGCGGTCTTCAACAAGATTGGTACCTATTCGCATGCGGTGAACGCCCGGCATCATGGAATTCCCTTCTATGTCGCGGCCCCGGCCTCGACCTTTGATTGGCAGTTATCAGCCTGCTCGGTCGTCGTCGAGGAGCGGAGGCGGGACGAGGTGACCGGTTTCTTCGGCAGGGAGACAGTCCCAGCCAGCGTCCCGGTCAGAAACTACGCCTTCGATCAGACCCCGCTCGACCTGGTCACGGCCATCATCACCGAACACGGGGTCTTCTCGCTGCCAGGGGATGCAGAGAAGATGAGAGCGGCGACAGGCGGGCGGTCCTGA
- a CDS encoding gamma carbonic anhydrase family protein → MHTGTVTGSEVFVARNATVIGDVVIGDHAGIWFGAVIRADKDSITIGSHSNIQDNAVVHTSRGHPVRIGNQVSVGHGAILHGCTVEDQVLVGMGAIVLNGAVIGSGSIIGAGAVVTEGKQIPPGSMVLGVPGKVIKETTPLQQEEIVKNAESYTVLAEEYINAGEHAQEYTHA, encoded by the coding sequence ATGCATACTGGTACAGTGACCGGATCAGAGGTCTTTGTCGCGAGGAATGCGACCGTCATCGGGGACGTGGTGATCGGCGATCATGCAGGGATCTGGTTTGGTGCCGTGATCAGGGCTGACAAGGATAGTATCACGATCGGCAGTCACTCGAACATCCAGGACAACGCCGTCGTCCATACGAGCCGTGGCCACCCGGTCAGGATTGGGAACCAGGTCTCGGTCGGCCATGGAGCGATCCTGCACGGGTGCACCGTTGAGGACCAGGTGCTGGTGGGGATGGGGGCGATCGTGCTGAACGGAGCGGTGATTGGCAGCGGTTCTATCATTGGCGCTGGCGCCGTGGTGACCGAAGGAAAGCAGATCCCGCCCGGTTCGATGGTGCTCGGGGTGCCGGGCAAGGTGATCAAGGAGACGACTCCTCTACAGCAGGAGGAGATCGTGAAGAACGCTGAGAGTTATACCGTGCTCGCAGAAGAGTATATCAATGCCGGGGAGCATGCACAGGAGTATACCCATGCGTGA
- a CDS encoding PUA domain-containing protein, with amino-acid sequence MSTDCSENSSLFRIRTIAEYQFGRGAGEALFPEGCTFQYSTTGRIRHALYGKDRLATIRAQDGRLTLGIRGAERLHESLPPDRYRVVIAADVLEFVSAGKNAFARHVIRADPGIRGGDEVLVVDEEGQLVATGTAMLSGFEMMEFKYGVAVKVRAGKVN; translated from the coding sequence GTGTCAACCGATTGCTCGGAGAACAGTTCGCTGTTCCGGATCAGAACCATCGCTGAGTACCAGTTCGGCAGAGGAGCAGGGGAAGCCCTCTTTCCGGAGGGGTGTACGTTTCAGTATTCGACCACCGGCAGGATCCGGCATGCTCTGTACGGAAAGGACCGGCTCGCCACCATTCGCGCGCAGGACGGGCGGCTCACGCTCGGGATCAGAGGGGCTGAACGGCTCCATGAGAGCCTCCCGCCCGACAGGTACCGGGTAGTGATCGCAGCCGATGTGCTGGAGTTCGTCTCTGCCGGGAAGAATGCGTTCGCCCGGCATGTGATCCGCGCAGATCCTGGGATCCGCGGGGGTGACGAGGTGCTGGTCGTGGACGAGGAAGGACAGCTGGTCGCGACCGGCACCGCAATGCTCTCCGGTTTCGAGATGATGGAATTTAAGTATGGGGTTGCGGTAAAAGTTAGGGCAGGAAAGGTGAACTGA
- the pyrB gene encoding aspartate carbamoyltransferase: MKDFISIRDFDRAAIDRLIAEAERIDHHQYDPLEMKGKILALLFFEPSTRTRMSFEAAMARLGGTSLTLSSFEASSMAKGETLADTIRVVSGYVDAIVLRHPREGAARLASEVSSVPVINAGDGAGQHPSQTLLDLYTIRQSMPIDGINIGLLGDLRYGRTTHSLTYALSLYDAVIHTVAPAGLNLPSGLVHELRELGTEVIEHEQIEDVIKELDVLYVTRIQRERFPDTASYFNVASSYRITPELLRGTKEHMVVLHPLPRVDEIDPRVDKMKNARYFEQSHNGVPVRMAMLKQVIA, encoded by the coding sequence ATGAAGGATTTTATCTCAATTCGGGACTTTGACCGGGCTGCGATCGACCGGTTGATTGCAGAGGCCGAGAGGATCGATCACCATCAATACGATCCCCTAGAAATGAAAGGAAAGATCCTGGCCCTCCTCTTCTTTGAGCCGTCGACCCGGACCAGGATGTCGTTCGAGGCCGCGATGGCCAGGCTCGGGGGGACGTCCCTGACGCTCAGTTCGTTCGAGGCATCGTCGATGGCCAAGGGGGAGACGCTGGCCGATACGATCCGGGTGGTCAGCGGCTATGTGGACGCGATCGTCCTCCGCCACCCCCGTGAAGGGGCAGCCAGGCTGGCGAGCGAGGTCTCGTCGGTGCCTGTGATCAATGCCGGTGATGGTGCTGGACAGCATCCCTCTCAGACGCTGCTCGATCTCTATACGATCCGACAGTCGATGCCGATCGATGGGATCAACATCGGGCTGCTCGGGGACCTGAGGTATGGCAGGACTACCCACTCGCTCACCTACGCACTCTCCCTGTACGATGCTGTGATCCACACGGTTGCCCCTGCAGGGCTGAATCTCCCATCCGGGCTGGTGCACGAACTACGGGAGCTTGGCACCGAGGTGATCGAGCACGAACAGATCGAGGATGTGATCAAGGAACTCGACGTGCTCTATGTGACCAGGATCCAGCGGGAACGATTCCCCGACACGGCTTCGTACTTCAACGTCGCCTCCAGTTACCGGATCACGCCGGAGCTGCTCAGGGGGACGAAGGAGCACATGGTCGTCCTCCACCCGCTCCCCCGCGTCGACGAGATCGACCCGCGTGTAGATAAAATGAAGAATGCCCGATACTTCGAGCAGTCGCACAACGGGGTGCCGGTCAGGATGGCCATGCTCAAGCAGGTGATCGCATGA
- a CDS encoding phosphopantetheine adenylyltransferase, protein MKIMVGGTFDPLHDGHKRLLSRSFQLAGPKGTVIIGLTSDRFASQKVHPVRPYEKRKEELTRFIEESGFQAAWSVEPLEDRFGSALKIDFDALIVSEETLPVAMEINTLRRKEGRRKVDIHQITCVLADDGRWISSTRIYRGEIDPHGRVIG, encoded by the coding sequence ATGAAGATTATGGTAGGGGGCACCTTCGATCCCCTCCACGACGGGCATAAACGGCTGCTTTCCAGATCGTTTCAACTCGCCGGGCCGAAGGGAACTGTGATCATCGGCCTCACATCAGACCGGTTCGCTTCGCAAAAGGTCCATCCGGTCAGGCCATATGAGAAGCGGAAGGAGGAACTGACCCGGTTCATCGAGGAGTCAGGGTTCCAGGCGGCATGGTCGGTGGAGCCGCTTGAGGACCGGTTCGGGTCGGCCCTGAAGATCGACTTCGATGCCCTGATCGTCAGTGAAGAGACGCTCCCTGTGGCGATGGAGATCAATACGCTCCGGCGAAAAGAGGGGCGGCGGAAGGTCGACATCCACCAGATCACCTGCGTGCTGGCCGATGACGGTCGGTGGATCTCGTCGACCCGGATCTACCGCGGCGAGATCGACCCGCATGGCCGTGTGATCGGATGA
- a CDS encoding CoB--CoM heterodisulfide reductase iron-sulfur subunit A family protein, with protein MREVAVIGAGVAGIQAALDIANHQVHVHLIEREPSIGGHMAQLDKTFPTNDCSMCILSPKMVEVGRHPWITLHTCTEVTAIEGEVGDFSVTLQTNPRFIDPDLCNGCGDCEEVCPVEVYNRFDAGIGVRKAIYKPHAQVVPNIMIKDPDHCIECGLCYDICGRNAVLREQSPVETTVHVASVVITTGYQVFDPTKKPQYGYGLVPDVITSLELERMINAGGPTSGEVRRVSDGQSPRSIVFIQCVGSRDLQVNRPYCSCVCCMAAIKNSLLIREKHPEIEVAICYMDIRAYGKGYQEFYQRAQDLGVRFVRGMPGAVIDSTGPMELQVEDTLSGELLQLHPDLVVLSVGMEPASDPAVVAARFGLTCEESGFLEGAHAAMNTVGTIRPGIYIAGTATAPKDIPDCVTQGQAAAMRAYTDAIRVN; from the coding sequence ATGCGTGAAGTCGCCGTCATCGGGGCTGGGGTGGCCGGGATTCAGGCCGCCCTCGATATCGCGAATCATCAGGTTCACGTCCATCTGATCGAGCGGGAGCCCTCGATCGGCGGGCATATGGCGCAGCTCGACAAGACCTTCCCGACCAACGACTGCTCGATGTGTATCCTCTCCCCAAAGATGGTCGAGGTGGGCCGCCACCCCTGGATCACCCTCCACACCTGTACCGAGGTGACCGCCATCGAGGGGGAGGTCGGGGACTTTTCGGTCACCCTTCAGACCAACCCCCGATTCATCGACCCAGATCTCTGCAATGGCTGTGGCGACTGCGAGGAGGTCTGCCCGGTCGAGGTCTACAACCGGTTCGATGCAGGGATCGGGGTCCGGAAGGCGATCTACAAGCCGCATGCCCAGGTGGTCCCGAACATCATGATCAAGGACCCGGACCACTGCATCGAGTGCGGGCTCTGCTATGATATCTGCGGCAGAAACGCGGTTCTGCGGGAGCAGTCTCCCGTGGAGACGACGGTCCATGTCGCGAGCGTCGTGATCACCACAGGATACCAGGTCTTTGATCCAACAAAAAAACCACAGTACGGCTACGGGCTCGTCCCTGACGTGATCACCAGCCTGGAACTGGAACGGATGATCAACGCCGGCGGGCCGACGAGCGGGGAGGTACGGCGGGTCAGTGATGGCCAGTCACCCCGCTCGATCGTCTTCATCCAGTGCGTCGGTTCACGGGATCTGCAGGTGAACCGGCCGTACTGCTCGTGTGTCTGCTGCATGGCGGCGATCAAGAACTCGTTGCTGATCCGGGAGAAGCACCCTGAGATCGAGGTCGCGATCTGTTACATGGACATCCGGGCATATGGCAAGGGCTACCAGGAGTTCTATCAGCGGGCACAGGATCTCGGGGTCCGATTCGTCCGTGGGATGCCAGGCGCTGTCATCGACAGTACCGGCCCGATGGAACTGCAGGTCGAGGATACGCTCTCAGGCGAGTTGCTCCAGCTCCATCCCGACCTTGTCGTTCTCTCGGTCGGAATGGAGCCTGCCAGTGATCCTGCGGTGGTTGCCGCCCGGTTCGGTCTTACCTGTGAAGAGAGTGGGTTCCTTGAGGGGGCACACGCGGCTATGAACACCGTCGGCACCATCCGGCCCGGGATCTACATCGCCGGGACCGCGACGGCGCCCAAGGATATTCCTGACTGCGTGACCCAGGGTCAGGCCGCCGCGATGCGGGCCTATACCGACGCGATCAGGGTGAACTAA
- a CDS encoding DUF116 domain-containing protein, with protein sequence MVELTLLDHFLFIIGEVTLLLLIALGLLILVLLILTLASFHSGRLYFPRILKPGFTALEGVMRAIFKFIGLDDQEMLAFSVRLLNTMNLKAFAAIPVNERAIFLPQCLRAARCPAHLTPEGLKCVSCGQCGIGEIRPALEHLGYRVFLVPGSSFIKRMVKQYHPRALVGVGCLLEVKEGLEMADKMHLIGLGVVTLKDGCVETLVDWNALFEVATLGLDPSTIPVDLHVPAA encoded by the coding sequence ATGGTCGAGCTCACCCTCCTCGATCACTTTCTCTTCATCATCGGCGAGGTGACACTGCTGCTGCTGATCGCACTCGGTCTGCTGATCCTGGTGCTGCTGATCCTCACGCTGGCCTCGTTCCACAGCGGCAGGCTCTACTTTCCAAGGATCTTAAAGCCCGGCTTCACGGCGCTCGAAGGGGTGATGCGGGCGATCTTCAAGTTCATCGGTCTCGACGATCAGGAGATGCTGGCCTTCTCGGTCCGTCTCCTCAATACAATGAACCTGAAGGCCTTCGCCGCGATCCCGGTCAATGAACGGGCGATCTTCCTTCCGCAATGCCTCCGTGCAGCCCGGTGCCCCGCCCACCTGACCCCGGAAGGGCTCAAATGCGTTTCGTGCGGGCAGTGTGGTATCGGGGAGATTCGACCGGCGCTCGAGCACCTCGGTTACCGGGTCTTTCTGGTGCCAGGCTCCTCGTTCATCAAGCGGATGGTAAAACAGTACCACCCTCGTGCCCTGGTAGGGGTCGGGTGTCTGCTGGAGGTGAAGGAGGGGCTTGAGATGGCCGACAAGATGCACCTGATCGGGCTCGGTGTGGTGACGCTAAAAGATGGGTGCGTGGAGACTCTGGTAGATTGGAATGCCCTCTTCGAGGTCGCGACCCTCGGGCTCGATCCATCAACTATTCCCGTAGACCTTCACGTGCCGGCCGCTTAA